The following nucleotide sequence is from Oenanthe melanoleuca isolate GR-GAL-2019-014 chromosome 5, OMel1.0, whole genome shotgun sequence.
AGCACAGGCCAGAACTTGCCTTAGCCAGAGGGTGCCTACTCAGGCTGGAACAGATGCATTCCctctttcagctgcagctccagccatggAGGAGgccccctcctgccctggagagCACTGATGCACCTCTGGGTGTTTTGAGGTGCTAATAGTTTTGGGCTCTGGTGCAATGGAGACTCATTCTGTGCCCGGTTTGCCAGCCTTCCTTGCCCAGCAGAGACTGCTAGCTGGGGCAGGACCACTCAAATCCAGCATAGATGCAGTGTCCAGAAAAGAAGAGTCCCTGTCTGCTTCCCCACAGTCCTAATCCTATCAAAGTCCATTAGAGTTTGGCATTTGTCTTGGACGCAGAATAACTTTCACTGCAGGGGAGAAATCATCAAGTCTCAGTTCAGTTCCTgtttcttctgcctttattgggAGGAATTGCTGCCTGCAATAACAGCTACCCCTCATCACTTAGAagctgggtgctgggctggcaggaggggaatTAGGGGAATAAAACCTTCACTAGACTAAAAACAGTGTGAAACACCAGCAGTCAGGAATTCTCTGAGCCTAGCTTTGCAAGGCAGCTAAAATCAAGTTAATATAAGAAACAACATGGAGAagccagaaattattttgttatctTTCTTCTTGCTAGAATTCTGGGCCTGGACAGTGGCCAGCACTCCCTTCCCCAGTACAGGGCTGTGAAGCCTGGAGACTCTCTCCTTTATCTCTGAGCTGCTTATTGCAATGTCTGCAAAGCACTAACAAGACATCTGATTGACCCAAATATATCAGTGATCACAGTTTCAGGAATGCTTAACATGCTGTAAATTGAACAGCTTGGCTGATGTTTAACCCTCTACCAattgtctgtttttaaaaatattgcagctTGTAAGCAGGATTATTAGCCAGAGGGCTGGCTCAGCTAAACTCTGGCTTGTACTCTTTTCAAAGAGTGCAGTTAGGAGGTGGAGTATTTGGGGGAAGTGATGTTTTCCCAGCTATTGATTTAAGGGTGTAGTCACAGTACAGCCTGTTGATTAACTGCCTAGCTTACAAGAGGCAAGCTGTAATTGAAATTAATATCATGCATAACCTGGAGGTTATGTCCACCTTAAAAAACAGGAAATCCAGTGTCCTTATCCATGGCAATGGATAAGAACATGGAATTCCCAGTGCAGACGCTGGCAGTCTGATGCTCATAGAAGCATAACTCACCTGATAGAAACACAAATTCATATAAAGAGAAATACGTGTCCAACTAATGCATGGAGTAGaatttgttttttgctttcaagAATTTTCCAGCAAGCCAGGAGTTTTCTTAAACCTATTTCAGGCTAGAAAGTGGCAGAGAACAGAGGCAATTCTGTGTCATTTCTCTGGTAAAAATACTGCTGGATAAAAGCCTCCTGCTCAGAGTAATGGTACTGTTCTCATCAACCACTGTGAAGTGTAGCAATCACCAGCTCCAAAAGTGTAAAGCATCATCTGGCAATAAGGCTTCAGGGTCGGAACAGCAGGAGACCCGAATTCTTGGGCAGTAAGAGGAATGTTTGACAGCTTGTATTGCCTTTGAGGGGAGCCAGGCGGGTGAGTATCTCCCACGAGCATcgctcccggtgccgccggCGGCTGCAGCGCGGAGCCGGGAGCggcaggaggtgctggtgcGACACGGCCGCGGCCGCACCGAGCGCACGCAGCGGGGAGAGGCGCCCGCCGCGCTCGGCGCCGCGAATTTGGGGCAGGAGACAGGGAGAAAAGACAGCGCATTCAGCTTCTGCTTTCCCACCTTTGCGTTGTTTGTTTGTGGTGTTTcgtgttttgcttttttttttttttttttttttttttttttttttttttttttattgtggtgGGCGAGCTGTATGCACGTGTATAACTGTGAGTTGCCTAGGTGTGTTAGAAGAGTTTGAATGCTTTTaacaaaattctgaaaaaataaacaattccCTAATTCTTATattaaaagataataaaatgtATGCCAACCAACCTGGAAGACTGGAGTGTGGCTGAAAAAGAGTTGTTGTGATACCTGAAGAGAGCAGAAAGAGTTCAAGAGAtgagaaaggattttttttttcttttgcagtatTTAAGATTCTGCGTGCAGTGGTTTCGCTGAGCTGATCCAACTCCAATAACTACTTTGGAGGATAGCCACGGCAATGATAGCAGGAGAGCTGTTTAATCTCGCTCGGCTCACAAACGTGTTCTTCCCAAGAGAGGTCCCcagtaaaatacagaaagagcAGAGCTAAGCGTCTTTGCCTtgggaaggcagaaaaaaattgaaataggATATAGAAAAATAGCTACTCTTCTAAACACCTCACAGGGACACAACTTGAAAAGAAAGGTCGCTCTCGGGCAGGATATTCCGAGAGATGGGTTAACCCCTCTCGAGAGGGTTAAAATACCACGAAAAGCTGGTCCGCACACTCCGTGACACACCTGGTGCTCGAGCACCGCGCACGTCCCGGTGTGTAAGGACGCGAAGGGCGCTGCCCTCCGTGCCGGTGGGCCCACCGGAGCGGGAagagcaggggagggatgcTCCGTGGGGTCTCACCACCGCGCCAGGCCACTGGCGTGATGCCCGGCAGGGAACCCCGGCATCACGCGGCGGTGTCCGGGCGGGTCCGGTTCCGCTGCCGGGCGGACAGGTGTCTGTCCGGGTGTCTGTCCGGGTGTGCACCGCGCGGTGCTCGCTTTGGAGCGATCCCTTTGTGCAAGCACCTgccggccccgctcggccccgcgcccgggccgggctgagcGCTGCTGGAGCGCCGGGATGCTGCTCTGCGCTGACCGCGGCGCGACCCCGCCGTGCGCCCCTGGGCGGGAGGCGGCGCGGCCGCGCCCGGGGCTCCGCGGCCGCCCGAGCAccggcgcggggggcggccccgctgGCGTGCGCACcgccttccccttccccctcccgCTTTCCTCCCTCCGTGTGCAGGCTCctttgtgctgcctgcagcGGCGAGGAGGAGCCGGCGGCACATAGCCCGCGCCGCAGCGCTCTCCCTTCCAGCGGGCGGGCGACCGGCGCGGCTCCCACGCCATCCGCGACCCTGCCGCCTCCTGGACGGGGCTCCCCGCGGGGTGCGGGaccgccgcccccgccgcgcgGGCCATCGCCGTTTTAAGCGGAGGGCCACGCCGGGGAcggggcgggccgggcgcgCCCCCCCGGCTCCCCCACGTGGTGCGGTGCCCGTGTCTCCCGGCCGCCGGCAGAGCTGGGCGCACACGGCGTGGGGCACCGCCGGGGCTcgcccgctcccgccgccgctcccgaGCGGCAGATCCGGCCCGCGGCCATGCGCCAGCGCCGCGCCGAGCGGCCGAGCGGCGGGGCTGCACCGCCGCCGCGTCCCGCGGTAGCGGCGTGAAGCGGCGTGAGGATGAAGCGGGCGAGgcgggccgcgccgggccccctgcccgtgctggggctgctgctgctgggcgcCCTGCCGGGGCTCTGGACGGTGCTGCtgcggcgggaggcggcggcgctgcccgagccgcgcccgcccgccgggCAGCCCCCGGGGCGATGGGGCTGGGCGCGCTCCCCGGCGGCGCGGGACGAGTCCGCCGGCGGCGGGCAGAAAACTTTTCGGACGCTGCTGGCGGTGCCGGCGGCGGCGACgggccgggaggagcgggaCGGCGAGGAGCGGCTCGCCGTGACCGACTCGCCGCCGCCGGCCGACGCCGCCTCTCCGGTGGAGCGGGGCATCTTCTGGAGCCgtgagctggaggagcaggtgCCGCCGGGCTTCGCggcggaggaggcggcggcgtGGCTGTCGGCCGCCCGCGCAGCCCGCGTGGCCTCGCTGGAGCGCGGCGGCTGCGGGCGCAGCTCCAACCGGCTGGCGCGGCTGTCGGACGGGAGCCGCGCCTGCGTCCGCTACGGCATCAACCCGGAGCAGATCCAGGGCGAGGCGCTCTCGTATCACCTGGCCGGGGTGCTGGGCATGCAGGAGCGGCTGCCGCCCATGGCCCTCGCCCTGGTGGAAGCCCGCGGGCGGCAGTGGGAGCCGGTGCGCGAGGAGCTGCGCGGCTCGCACTGGGCCGAGGGCGCCGTGGTCAGCCTGACCCGCTGGGTGGACAACCTCACCGCCGTGGTGGCCCCGGCGCCCTGGGGCGACGAGCCGGGCGCCGGCCGGCGGCTGCAGCCGCTGTCGGCGGGGGAGCTGGTCGGGCTGCCGCCGTCGCAGCTGGTGGAGCTGGTGCAGTGGAGCGACCTGATCCTCTTCGATTACCTGACGGCCAACTTCGACCGCCTGGTCAGCAACCTCTTCAGCCTGCAGTGGGACCCGCGGGTGATGCGCCGCGCCACCAGCAACCTGCTCCGCGGCCCCGACGGCGGGCTCGTCTTCATGGACAACGAGGCGGGGCTGGTGCACGGCTACCGCCTCCTCGCCATGTGGGACCCGTACAACGAGCCGCTGCTGCGCTCCGTGTGCGTGTTCCGCGAGGGCACGGCCCGCCGGGTGGCCGAGCTGCACCGCCGCCGCAGCGCTGCCGCCGAGCTGCGCCGCCGCTACCGGGCGCGGGAGCCGCTCTGGGCGCGCCTCGGCTTCCTGTCGGAGCGCCAGGCCGAGCTGCTGCAGGCCCGCGTGGACTTCGTGCACCGCCACATCGCGCACTGCCGCGCCCAGGCCGCCGCGCTCTGAGCGCCCGCGCCCGGCTCCGCGCTGCTCCCGGTGCTGCCCGGCCGGAgccggccccgctgccgcctCGGTGCCCCGGGCTGCGGCTCCGGCTCCGCGCTGCTCCCGGTGCTGCCCGGCCGGAgccggccccgctgccgcctCGGTGCCCCGGGCTGCGGCTCCGGCTCCGCGCTGCTCCCGGTGCTGCCCGGCCGGAGCTGGCCTCGCTGCCGCCTCGGTGCCCCGGGCTCGCTGCACTGCCGGCCACGGGGGACATACACAGCCTGCCGGGGCTGTCCAAAGCAGCTTTGTCAACATCTCTGAAGATGCAGAGCGCAATCGATATAATTACGGCCCAATTCCACTCCAGGACTCTGCCCCCAGAGTTGGAAAAATGAGAGGGCTCAGCATCCTCAGTGCTTTCCTTAACTCTCTTTGTGCACTCGCCCTCATAAGAGACCCCATAGGAAAAGCAGTCTTCTTTTGTCTGGATTGGGGTCgagtaactttttttccttccaacGAAGGCAGGCGGAAagtttttttatatattatttcttttgcaaCGGCATATTTAAGTATGAATGTTGATGTTCATAGACCAAGAACTGATTGCACAATAGGGGAGCCCCTAACTATCAAAACTGCCCTATTTATGAAACTTGTTTCCTACCAGTTTTCTTTAACGAGAGTGAACCTTTCCACTGATTGTTAAATCTTGTTGATGAGAAGTGTATAGGAAGCCCATATTGCCTTTGttcttagggttttttttgtgggtttgttggGTTAAACTGTTCTGATTCTTGTTTGTCAACATCACCATCATAATTTCATCTCACCAGTAAAGTAACTGACTAATGGGTGGCACAAGAAGAtctcccatttaaaaaaaataatgctatgTGCTAAGACTATGACACAATAGTTAAAGTGGAGGAAAAACTGTTTCATGCACTTTACTTtgactttttaatattttttttatagaagacctttttattttacaaagtCTGCCTTTTATGTACATTATATATGTTCATAAACTTTTCTGTAACATACTAAAGAAACTGATATTTCAGTAAAGTGTGTTAATGTTTTGCTTCTGTGGCCTGGGTGTTTGCCTGAGCTTTGGCAGGGAAGCGTGCATCTCTTCAGTCTTTCCTATGGGCGATGGAGGCCACCACTTCACAGCTTCTCACTCCACTGAACAGAATGAACTTTTACTCATTCCCTCTGAGGCAAGGAGGGGTACAGTTAAGCTTTCAAACACTACTCTCTTTCCTAGGTGCCAGTGAAAGGGGGAAAGCTCTTGGAGTGGGTAAAGAAGTGTGAGTACTTCAGCTGAATAGACATTTATCCAGTTTTCAAAGGCTGAAATGGACTGTCTTGGCTAAGATAACTGAAGCAGTTAGTTTCAGCAAGCCGACAGAGCTGGTGTGGGCTAGCTGCTGTCAGCCTTTTTGGGAGCTGGGACTGCAAACCAGCCTGGTACAGGTTATgtcagctgtccctgctccagaggcTTGTCAGGGATGGTGGTTACTTTCAGTGGTGTTTATACTGCCTTCTCTTCCCATTTTGGTTATCTTTGCAATGAGGAGATCGAGGCAGAATTGAAGAACAGGGAAGCTTTAATCACGCTGGAATagttggtgggtttttttccctacagaAGTTCTGTTCTAGGGCAAAGTAGTAGCAGCGGACgtacaaagcaaaatatttgcatctccttcttgcttttttaaataCCAGTATTCATAGAAGAGGCCATTGTATGGCTCAGAATAACAGCCAGAATAAGAACAAAGGATAAACTAATCCTTTTTAGACCCCAAATGCCAGTATATATCCTGCTATAATCAAACAGCAGCATAATCTCTTCTACATCTGGACAGGCAGCTCTTGATGAAGGCAGCAGCATGccccagtggctgctgtgcaCGTAGGTGCTGTTTTCAGTGTCAGGCACTAACCCTCCCTTGAACTTAGGGAGGGCTGTGCATTCCTATCTGCAGGAGGTCTTTGGTCTAATAATATTCATTATTTAGATTAAACTTCACATAAAGACAATTTTAGTTGGCCATTACAGTGTcgtagggttttttttggggggtagtttttttaataagacaacagtttcacaaaaaaaattaatggctGATTAATTAGATATGTTAGATATTGCATCTTTGTGTATgagtatttatttcaaaatgtccTGTCAGCCTGCAAGACTAGCTTTCATTCAGCTGCTGAACTGTCAAGGCTCTATTGAGCTTGTATTTATAGTTCACTGCATTTATCTCTACGAACAATGCACAGAATCCCATGTGACATTCCCTTGTCATTTACATGATAATACACAACTTAACTGCAATTCTTAATTCTTCCTTAGCATTGCTTTGTCACTCGAATGCAGCAGTTTCTGTCGCATTCACCTCAcgaaaatatattaaaataataaactgcTGGCATACATTTTAAACCACTGTGAAGAGCAAACTGCTGTGCCACAAGCATCtaaggttttatttctgtttaagtACTTCTATAATTATGGCACAACTGTGGATTTGATGGCTAATGGGAAGTAAATCTCATTTGGAATGTCTTTAGAGCCAGAGCCTAGATAATTACCTCTTTCAAGAAGAAACATGATTTCCTATTTGGTGACTGGTAACTACCTCAAATTATATATAAGTTACATGTTCAGAAATGGTGCAGTTGTAGGTTGGTGTGAAACTAGAGATGCTGTACTAGGGAAGCAGTGCCCTGGAAAATGTGTTCATTCAAAAAGGATGGACAAAACTAGCACAGATGGATGATGATACTTCACTTTGTTACTCTATTTTATTCTTCTGGTGCAGATCATCTTCTGTAAAAACTTTGAATTATCATTATATTAAGGCAAACTTACTCTTTTCTGTGTGATTTCTTTAAGGCAAACAGTGCTTTGTAAATTAGTGGTCTCGTATCCTCCTGCAGAACCAAGGGATGGAACTCTGTAAAACCTGATGTGGTGTAATTTCAGTGGCACTCATCTAACTCTGCTTACTTCCAGTAGAGTTTCCTTTGAGTCAGGGTAATAAGACAGGCAAGGAAGGCCATTGAGAGCTGGAAGGCTTCAGGACCTGGAAGGTGTGAGTGGAAGGTTGTCAATAGCAGGATTGGCAAGTTCTGCCTGTGCattgccagcagctcagcagcacttcagctgAGGCTCAAGGAATTATCTGCACAACCTCTATCAGAACAGGGCTGTAGGGCTTTAGACCTCACTCAGCAGAACACTTAATGGTGCCCTTCCCACTGCTTTTTACAGGCTTTCCATAAAGTGTGTGTTGACAaggtgggctgtgctggtgcctggtCAAATGTCAAAATCTCTTGCACAGATCTGAAGAGGCTGGGTGGGAGTCAGAGCCCAGATGTGGTCTCTGTCTGTCCCAAATGTGGGACAGGAGGTGCTTAACTAAGTAAAGTAGGTAGGAGACCTAGGTGCTTAACTGATaatcttcagaggaaaaaaaacccaaaccaaaccaaaaccccaaagcaaacaacaacaacaacaaaacccaacagcaaaaaaacctaaaacaaaacagggaaaaatatcTAGAGAGAATGTATTTAAATGCACTGCATTCAGTTCCATATTTCCTGTATGGATTTTTTATCAGTGTGGATTTCCCTTTGAGAATTTCCTTCACAGCTTGGGAAGCTCTTCCCAGGTGCAAAGTTCCCTTGCCTCTCCCATaaagcagctgccctggggatggagctgtgtTGACCTCTGGTGCCACGCttcactgccctgctgagcctgtgTCAGCCCATTCAGAGACTTGGGAAATAGCTCAGGGCCAGTGGAAGACAGTGAAAACATAGTTAGTAACACTCTGGCTCACTGGTCATACAGTGTGCTCTTGACATCACCAgtgtatttttttgctttccctttgaAGTTTGATGccttttttaatgttaataAACTTAGAATTATCTCACTGACATTACTAGGTGGTCCAGGACTGTGAGATATGAGATTATAAAACTTAATCCCATTTTGCCTGTTATTCCTACTTTGCAACTACAGCATGAAATTTAATCActcctcctgagctgtgctccctgggTTAAATGTGGCAAAtctcccaggagcagggggTGGGCTGCACAGTAAGCAGTGCCTGCCGGGcacccacagagctcctgctaCTCTCAGTGACCTAGAAAACCTTTTACCTTGCTTGGGTGCTCCCTTCTGAAGCAATGCATGCTCATCTGAGCAGAAGTTACTTCCCAATGGGGTGACTCATGTAATTTATTGTGAATTGACTGGTGTTTTAATGAACATTATCAGTCCCACACTCAGGGACTGTTTAATCTGAGAGTATTTTGGGTATGGGGCAGGAACAAGGTGTTATAACTGTGATGTCCTAACACCCTCGTGTGCTCCAGTGCTGGACAAGTTTATAGGAAAGGAGGACACACACAAGCCTCATGAATTGATGTGCAGGTGTGAAAGGAGCTGTGCAGATGAAGGAGACTGATTCTATCTGAAAGCAAACCAGTGCTGTACTCAAGGAAAAGAGCTCTGGCTGGATTATTGGAGGATGAACAACAGTAATAGGGCAACAAAGAGAGTCTGACATTGCAAATTGATTGTCTGGTTTTGCATGATTCTGCTGTTCAGCCTCTTCCTGTGGGGTTTGGGTTGaggggtttgtgtgtgtgggaCTTGCTCCAtttctgcaagaaaacaaacacaagggAAGACAGGTTGCAAAATGCAGTGATTGCTGATGCAGAGAAAATTGAGCAGACATTCTGAAGGCCCAGCCCCTTCCAGTTCCTATCCCAAGGAGGGGATACACAGGTAAGGGGGTTTCAGGTGGAATACAAGCAGTGTGCAAGCTGGTTACAGGGACAATTGTCCCCTGACAATCTCGGGGAGATTTAATTTTACTGCCAGAGTGTCACCGTGCTTGTCCAGCCTCTGTCACCTGGGCTTTTTAAAGTGACACTCTGTCAAGCCAGTCATTGGTGTCAATCCAGCAGAATGTGTTTCATAAGTAGTTAAAggcacaaaaattaaaaaaaaaaaaaaaagaaaagaaaagaaaatatgttgaGGCACCTTAAAGCAGGCAAATTCCATCCAGATGCTGGGACCAAGCAGCAAACATCCTTTGATGAAATTGGATGGCTGCAGAGATAGTGTATCCAAGAATGTAACAGTTAAGGTTTTCCCAAACTATTTGGACTAGAGGATGGTGTCAACCTTGGGGCATCCTCAGATCTTACACCTGCAGCTATGTGATGGATTAAGCGGTTTGGGATCAGTGTGGTTTTGTGTCAGGAGTGAGGCTGGGATGGTTTCTTTGCTGTTTCCACTGTCTGCTCCTTATGTTCCCCAAAAGTACGTGCAGGAGTTAAAATTACTGTTGGTCTGTATGGTTTGAGttgattttcctgttttgacTAAAATGTAGCTGAAGGGCTTTGATCCCAGTAGTATCTCccagaaagcaaaaaaggaatGATGTCCATCATGTCCTGCCTCCCACCACCTTAAAAACCTTCCCCTCCTTAAAAACCTTCCCCTTCTGCCCAAAGCCTTCTTCCCTCATggtgggatttaaaaaaatgcattccaGTGAAGCCAGAAAGGCATTTACCTCAACTGATAGCAATGCAGTAATGTCCCCCAGTAATGAGGTAaggaagaaacacattttttatcaGTATCTTCAACCCCAGCACAAAAGAAGGGAGGTGTATTTCTGCATAATGTATGTTTCAGTCAGAAAAgtcataattttttaatgtccCTGTTTGCTAGTTTCCTTTTTGTGTCCTTCTGGGTGGTAAAGGGCATTAATAAACAATGGTTTCTAGCTGCTGTCGTGAATATTTTTTAGCCATACATATTTCTTGTAGGCAAGCTAGAGTCTGCTCCCAGATTTATTTGTTTAGATGACTGCAGTTAGTTAATTTGCTTTAGTTTAGCTGGGTCACCTTTATCACCCCTAAAGTTTTCAAGGTCCTTTACTATATTCAAGCTAAGGGGAGGtaattgcttcatttttatttttttttttaacatacagGATTTGCTCATCAGACAAAGagttacctttttttttttttttaacagttcaAAGTAAGGTGGCACAGATTATGGATGAGCCTGGATGCAAGGATCTGAAGGATATTAATGGTATTATTTCCTTTCACACCAGCTACCCTGCAAGGCAAATGACTCCTTGACTGGAGTCATTCCTGGTTTGATAGCCACCAG
It contains:
- the FJX1 gene encoding four-jointed box protein 1 — translated: MKRARRAAPGPLPVLGLLLLGALPGLWTVLLRREAAALPEPRPPAGQPPGRWGWARSPAARDESAGGGQKTFRTLLAVPAAATGREERDGEERLAVTDSPPPADAASPVERGIFWSRELEEQVPPGFAAEEAAAWLSAARAARVASLERGGCGRSSNRLARLSDGSRACVRYGINPEQIQGEALSYHLAGVLGMQERLPPMALALVEARGRQWEPVREELRGSHWAEGAVVSLTRWVDNLTAVVAPAPWGDEPGAGRRLQPLSAGELVGLPPSQLVELVQWSDLILFDYLTANFDRLVSNLFSLQWDPRVMRRATSNLLRGPDGGLVFMDNEAGLVHGYRLLAMWDPYNEPLLRSVCVFREGTARRVAELHRRRSAAAELRRRYRAREPLWARLGFLSERQAELLQARVDFVHRHIAHCRAQAAAL